One window of Tindallia californiensis genomic DNA carries:
- a CDS encoding GlmL-related ornithine degradation protein, protein MKIDVLVAEIGSTTTVVNAFNKIDSSTPSFLGQGQAPTSVLEGDVRIGLQGAIDDLAQNLNEKSIDYVEMLATSSAAGGLKMTVHGLVYDMTVRAAKEAALGAGANLHQITAGKMRRSDLKKLQEIKPNIILIAGGVDYGEKDTAIENAEKIADLNLNVPIIYAGNIENQEEVRLIFEDTNSRLYIAENVYPQIDNLNIEPTRKIIQDVFEEHIIHAPGMKQVRDMVNGPIIPTPGAVMEAAKLLKEKMGDLIAFDVGGATTDLHSVTEGSEEINRILLSPEPVAKRTVEGDLGVYINMQNILDLIGKEELQKEMDFDIEQMVESHVPIPRTDKEIRFAERLAQEAVKISVQRHAGHIRNLYGPGGKTTVAEGKDLSGIRYVIGTGGALTRLPHGKKMLKSILYSNQKNKMMPTEEATVLLDHHYIMASLGVLSKKYPEAAYHLMKESMDWNGAEKSESKN, encoded by the coding sequence ATGAAGATTGATGTTTTAGTTGCCGAAATTGGAAGTACTACGACAGTAGTAAATGCCTTTAATAAAATTGATAGCAGTACACCTTCCTTTCTTGGGCAAGGACAAGCACCAACAAGCGTGCTGGAGGGCGATGTTCGCATCGGCCTTCAGGGCGCTATTGATGATTTAGCCCAAAACCTGAATGAAAAATCCATTGATTATGTGGAAATGCTTGCTACCAGCAGCGCGGCAGGTGGATTAAAGATGACTGTTCATGGGTTGGTTTATGATATGACTGTTCGGGCTGCAAAAGAAGCAGCTCTGGGAGCGGGAGCAAACCTTCATCAGATTACGGCTGGAAAAATGCGTCGCAGTGATCTTAAAAAGCTCCAGGAAATAAAACCTAATATTATTTTAATCGCTGGTGGCGTTGATTATGGTGAGAAGGATACAGCCATTGAAAATGCAGAAAAAATTGCTGATTTAAATCTTAATGTTCCCATTATTTATGCTGGAAACATCGAAAATCAAGAAGAAGTACGACTTATTTTTGAAGATACGAATAGTCGGCTATATATTGCTGAAAACGTTTATCCTCAAATTGACAATCTTAACATTGAACCAACAAGAAAAATTATTCAGGATGTATTTGAAGAACATATTATCCATGCTCCCGGAATGAAACAGGTAAGAGATATGGTGAATGGACCGATTATTCCAACACCTGGAGCTGTTATGGAAGCGGCCAAATTACTAAAAGAAAAAATGGGAGATTTAATTGCCTTTGACGTTGGAGGTGCAACAACTGACCTTCATTCAGTTACAGAAGGAAGTGAAGAAATTAATAGAATTCTTCTTAGTCCGGAACCAGTGGCAAAACGAACAGTTGAGGGAGACTTAGGCGTATACATTAATATGCAGAACATTCTTGATCTGATCGGAAAAGAAGAACTTCAAAAAGAAATGGATTTTGATATTGAACAAATGGTAGAAAGTCATGTTCCAATTCCAAGAACTGATAAAGAAATTCGTTTTGCAGAACGATTAGCTCAGGAAGCTGTTAAAATATCGGTTCAACGTCATGCAGGCCACATTCGTAACCTCTATGGCCCCGGTGGTAAAACAACGGTGGCGGAGGGGAAAGATTTATCTGGAATTCGTTATGTAATTGGAACCGGTGGTGCACTAACTCGCTTACCCCATGGGAAAAAGATGCTAAAAAGCATTTTGTATTCCAATCAAAAGAATAAGATGATGCCAACAGAAGAGGCAACCGTATTGCTAGATCATCATTATATTATGGCTTCTTTGGGAGTTCTGTCAAAAAAATATCCAGAAGCTGCTTACCATCTTATGAAAGAGAGCATGGACTGGAATGGAGCTGAAAAAAGTGAATCCAAGAATTGA
- the orr gene encoding ornithine racemase Orr: MNPRIEIHTDKLTHNAKQISKMTQGYGITPAAVTKGFCAIPQVAAAIVEGGIGILADSRIENLKKLRTLNARTMLLRLPMISQAETVVKYANISLNSEIKTLKALNEAANIQGRTHQVILMIDLGDLREGIMDDFELMAMIRQIKSLKNISLVGLGTNLTCFGAVIPDEKNLGRLIDLAQKIEKDMGQSLEFISGGNSSSVYLMMEKRMPKGITNLRIGESILMGTESAYGKKIPDMHYDAFQLVAEIVEIREKPTVPIGQIGMDAFGGKPIFEDKGMRKRAIVAVGKQDFATHPVKCIEPGVDILGSSSDHMILDITDAEKKYFIGSELKFTLSYGAMLALTTSPYISTQLVSGGLG, encoded by the coding sequence GTGAATCCAAGAATTGAGATACACACAGATAAGTTAACTCACAATGCAAAACAAATAAGTAAAATGACACAGGGATATGGGATTACTCCAGCAGCAGTTACCAAAGGATTTTGCGCCATTCCTCAGGTAGCGGCAGCTATTGTTGAAGGAGGCATTGGTATTCTGGCAGATTCTCGAATCGAAAATCTAAAAAAACTACGGACATTAAATGCTCGAACGATGCTTCTTAGACTACCGATGATCAGCCAAGCAGAAACTGTTGTTAAGTACGCAAATATCAGCCTGAATTCAGAAATAAAAACCTTAAAAGCATTAAATGAAGCCGCAAACATCCAAGGACGTACCCATCAGGTGATTTTAATGATAGACTTAGGTGATCTTAGGGAAGGTATTATGGATGATTTTGAATTGATGGCAATGATTCGCCAGATAAAGTCGCTAAAAAACATATCTCTTGTAGGACTAGGAACTAACTTAACGTGTTTTGGAGCGGTTATTCCTGATGAAAAGAATTTAGGGCGGCTAATTGATTTAGCCCAAAAAATCGAAAAAGATATGGGACAATCCCTAGAATTCATCAGTGGTGGCAATAGTAGTAGTGTTTATTTAATGATGGAAAAAAGAATGCCAAAAGGAATTACCAACTTAAGAATTGGGGAATCAATTCTTATGGGTACAGAAAGTGCTTATGGAAAAAAAATACCAGATATGCATTATGATGCTTTTCAGTTAGTGGCAGAGATTGTAGAAATCAGAGAAAAGCCTACGGTGCCCATAGGACAAATTGGAATGGATGCCTTTGGAGGAAAGCCCATTTTTGAAGATAAAGGAATGCGTAAACGCGCCATTGTAGCCGTTGGGAAGCAGGATTTTGCTACTCATCCAGTGAAATGCATAGAACCAGGAGTTGATATTTTAGGAAGTAGCAGCGATCATATGATTTTGGATATTACAGATGCGGAAAAAAAATATTTCATTGGCTCAGAGCTTAAATTTACGTTAAGTTATGGCGCTATGTTAGCATTAACAACTAGTCCATATATAAGCACTCAGTTAGTGAGCGGAGGTCTTGGGTAG